A window from Dehalobacter sp. DCA encodes these proteins:
- the wecB gene encoding non-hydrolyzing UDP-N-acetylglucosamine 2-epimerase: protein MELKQRKYKVMTVFGTRPEAIKMAPVVKALEKRGDVDSLVVVTAQHREMLDQVVKLFDIVPDYDLDLMKHGQTLATLTTGVLTGMDEILIKEKPNLILVQGDTTTTFASALTAFYHKIPIGHIEAGLRTGQKYSPWPEEINRKLTSGLADLHFAPTEVSRSNLLREGVDPENIFVTGNTVIDALLSTVKPEYQFADIDLNRILEANKDKRMILMTTHRRENWGEPMRQIYQALETVLREFPDTYVIFPMHKNPTVRKVVTEVLGGNEKVHLIEPLDYEPFVNLMAKAYLILSDSGGIQEEAPSLGKPVLVVRDTTERPEAVDSGTVLLVGTQYNKVVESIQQLLTDQDAYGKMSQATNPYGDGRSSARITQIIVEKFFDHKIFCI, encoded by the coding sequence GTGGAATTGAAGCAAAGAAAATATAAGGTCATGACTGTATTTGGAACCAGACCTGAGGCTATTAAGATGGCACCTGTCGTAAAAGCATTAGAAAAGCGGGGCGACGTTGATAGCCTGGTTGTTGTTACTGCCCAGCATCGTGAGATGCTGGATCAGGTTGTTAAACTCTTTGATATTGTACCTGATTATGATCTTGATTTAATGAAGCATGGACAGACTCTTGCCACCCTTACCACTGGAGTGCTGACAGGAATGGATGAGATATTGATCAAGGAAAAACCGAATTTGATCTTGGTACAAGGGGATACTACAACTACTTTTGCATCAGCCCTAACAGCTTTTTATCATAAGATCCCGATCGGCCATATCGAGGCTGGTTTGCGAACTGGCCAGAAATATTCTCCCTGGCCGGAGGAAATCAATCGGAAACTTACCAGCGGTTTAGCAGACCTGCATTTTGCACCTACCGAAGTATCGAGAAGTAATCTGCTGCGCGAAGGGGTCGACCCGGAGAATATATTTGTTACAGGCAACACAGTAATCGATGCCTTATTAAGTACCGTTAAGCCGGAATATCAGTTTGCGGATATAGACTTAAACAGGATTTTAGAAGCAAATAAAGATAAACGAATGATCCTAATGACAACGCACCGCCGAGAGAATTGGGGAGAACCCATGCGGCAGATCTATCAGGCGCTGGAAACAGTCCTGCGGGAATTTCCGGATACCTATGTTATATTCCCGATGCATAAGAACCCTACGGTCAGGAAAGTAGTCACGGAGGTCTTAGGAGGCAATGAAAAGGTCCATTTAATTGAACCTTTGGATTACGAACCCTTTGTAAATCTAATGGCAAAGGCCTATTTGATCCTGTCAGACTCCGGGGGGATCCAAGAAGAGGCCCCTTCACTGGGCAAGCCCGTTCTGGTGGTCAGGGATACGACTGAACGGCCTGAAGCTGTCGATTCAGGAACCGTATTACTGGTTGGGACACAATACAATAAGGTCGTTGAAAGCATTCAGCAGCTATTAACCGACCAGGATGCTTATGGAAAAATGTCTCAAGCGACAAATCCATACGGAGACGGCAGATCAAGCGCAAGAATCACCCAAATTATTGTTGAAAAATTTTTTGATCATAAGATTTTCTGCATCTGA
- a CDS encoding AtpZ/AtpI family protein yields MADKFTSDVVKYMLWGSSSASALVGLEVGGYFLGNYLDTCFGTDPLFKAALMILGILFSILSLILIYLKLGKTDGK; encoded by the coding sequence ATGGCTGACAAATTTACGAGTGACGTTGTCAAGTATATGCTTTGGGGATCATCAAGTGCTTCTGCTCTTGTTGGCTTGGAAGTAGGAGGATATTTTTTAGGAAATTATTTGGATACTTGTTTTGGTACTGACCCTTTATTTAAGGCAGCTTTGATGATTTTAGGCATTTTGTTCAGTATACTATCTCTAATATTAATTTATTTAAAGTTAGGTAAAACAGATGGAAAATAG